The following are encoded together in the Lytechinus variegatus isolate NC3 chromosome 19, Lvar_3.0, whole genome shotgun sequence genome:
- the LOC121405865 gene encoding uncharacterized protein LOC121405865, with the protein MNQRMQNDLFPFSHWTEPYQDRNCNTVRMVNMKRASLNSSKSSVLCSDHFEDACFDLGRRYVLNRMLSQPYLISRLVFRRIHPNQGISQKTFRFSKQPPRYCKDTSAKVFSTLISRRPLLLNTRKSKRGKVEVNNNNGLY; encoded by the exons ATGAATCAAAGGATGCAAAATGATCT attCCCATTCAGCCATTGGACTGAACCGTACCAAGACCGGAACTGTAACACAGTAAGGATGGTCAATATGAAGCGAGCTTCATtgaattcctccaagagctctgtactctgttctgatcattttgaagatgcttgctttgACCTGGGCAGACGATACGTCTTAAACAGGATGCTGTCCCAACCATATTTGATTTCCCGCCTCGTCTTCAGAAG AATTCACCCAAACCAAGGTATTTCCCAAAAGACTTTTCGATTCAGCAAACAACCTCCCAGATACTGCAAAGACACCAGTGCCAAAGTCTTCAGCACCTTAATTTCTCGAAGACCACTCCTACTGAATACCAGAAAGTCCAAGAGGGGTAAAGTGGAAgtcaacaacaataatggacTGTATTAA